The Variovorax paradoxus genome window below encodes:
- a CDS encoding porin → MKSLVVAAVALSTACCACAQSSVSVQGLIDEYAGSMRYAGDLGRTKVLGSGGMTTSFFGFAGTEDLGGGLKAYFALNSFFRADTGKSGRFDGDPYFARDANVGISGAYGSLQLGRAAAPNFIPTVLVNPFGNSFAFSPLVLHANVNTARWLYRTSPSDTGWSNQLIYSTPSFGGLRVNLHYQFGEQSSDTGYKGKNNTGISATYVSGPLTVAGFYERDQISNPVNPGVITATVAGAVVPTTRKDWMLGGAYDFGLLKAYASYGRSKAEATGYRGTTSSLGASVPVGSTAGQILAAVARTKIAGSYDGTRTTVSLAYDHYLSKRTDVYAVLMRDRATAIAGGNSLGVGIRHRF, encoded by the coding sequence ATGAAGAGTCTTGTAGTTGCCGCCGTCGCGCTGTCGACGGCTTGTTGCGCCTGCGCGCAGAGCAGTGTGTCGGTGCAGGGATTGATCGACGAATACGCGGGATCGATGCGTTATGCGGGCGACCTCGGCCGCACCAAGGTCCTTGGAAGCGGCGGCATGACCACCTCGTTCTTCGGCTTCGCCGGTACCGAGGACCTGGGCGGCGGGCTCAAGGCCTACTTCGCGCTCAACTCCTTCTTTCGCGCCGATACCGGCAAATCGGGCCGCTTTGACGGCGACCCCTATTTCGCGCGCGATGCCAACGTCGGCATCTCCGGTGCCTACGGCAGCCTTCAGCTCGGGCGCGCCGCGGCGCCGAACTTCATCCCGACCGTGCTGGTCAACCCCTTCGGCAACTCCTTCGCGTTCTCGCCGCTGGTGCTGCATGCCAACGTCAACACCGCGCGCTGGCTGTACCGCACCTCGCCCTCCGATACCGGCTGGAGCAACCAGCTCATCTACAGCACGCCGAGCTTCGGCGGCCTGCGCGTGAACCTGCATTACCAGTTCGGCGAGCAATCCAGCGACACCGGCTACAAGGGGAAGAACAACACCGGCATCAGCGCGACCTACGTCAGCGGGCCGCTCACGGTGGCGGGCTTCTACGAGCGCGACCAGATCTCCAACCCGGTCAACCCGGGCGTCATCACGGCCACGGTCGCCGGCGCGGTGGTGCCCACCACGCGCAAGGACTGGATGCTGGGCGGGGCCTACGACTTCGGCCTGCTCAAGGCCTATGCGAGCTATGGTCGGTCGAAGGCCGAAGCGACGGGCTATCGCGGCACCACGAGCTCCCTCGGCGCCAGCGTGCCGGTCGGTTCGACCGCGGGTCAGATCCTCGCGGCCGTCGCGAGGACGAAGATCGCCGGCTCCTACGACGGCACCCGCACGACGGTGAGCCTGGCCTACGATCACTACCTGTCGAAGCGAACCGACGTCTATGCCGTCCTCATGCGCGATCGCGCGACCGCCATCGCGGGCGGCAACAGCCTCGGCGTCGGCATCCGCCACCGCTTCTAG
- a CDS encoding LysR family transcriptional regulator codes for MAPDLIPFIAVFARVAHHGSFTRAAAELGVSPSALSQTLRSLEKRLGVRLLDRSTRRVSVTEIGQSFLQDAAPALAALSAAVERVNEVREKPAGLLRINLSRVAFELLLLPHLAAFAQAYPDIRLELHCDNALVDLIGSGFDAGIRLGENLAQEVVAVPLGGPHRIATIAAPNYLKGRAAPRTPEELSQHRCINIRLSNGVYRWEYSNKGRDFEVEVDAAILTNDGDVLLSAARAGAGIACVFEAQVHDDLASGRLVPLLKPWWPSFPGFHLYHASRMHVPRKLRAFIDFMQQRTAPRRR; via the coding sequence ATGGCTCCCGACCTCATCCCCTTCATCGCGGTTTTCGCCCGCGTCGCGCATCACGGCAGCTTCACGCGTGCCGCGGCCGAACTCGGCGTATCGCCCTCGGCGCTGTCGCAGACGCTGCGTTCGCTCGAGAAGCGGCTCGGCGTGCGGCTGCTCGACCGCTCCACGCGGCGCGTCAGCGTCACGGAGATCGGACAGAGCTTCCTGCAGGATGCGGCGCCCGCGCTGGCGGCTCTGTCGGCTGCCGTGGAGCGCGTCAACGAGGTGCGCGAGAAGCCGGCCGGCCTGCTGCGCATCAACCTCTCGCGCGTCGCGTTCGAACTGCTGCTGCTGCCGCATCTGGCCGCGTTCGCGCAGGCCTATCCGGACATCAGGCTCGAGCTGCATTGCGACAACGCGCTCGTCGATCTCATCGGCAGCGGCTTCGACGCGGGCATCCGGCTCGGCGAGAACCTCGCGCAGGAGGTCGTCGCCGTGCCGCTCGGCGGCCCGCATCGCATCGCGACCATCGCGGCGCCGAACTACCTGAAGGGACGCGCGGCGCCGCGCACGCCCGAGGAGCTGAGCCAGCACCGCTGCATCAACATCCGGCTGAGCAACGGCGTCTACCGCTGGGAGTATTCGAACAAGGGCCGCGACTTCGAGGTGGAGGTCGATGCCGCCATCCTCACCAACGACGGCGACGTGCTGCTGAGCGCCGCGCGCGCCGGCGCCGGCATCGCCTGCGTGTTCGAGGCCCAGGTGCACGACGACCTCGCGAGCGGCCGGCTCGTGCCCTTGCTCAAGCCCTGGTGGCCCAGCTTCCCGGGCTTCCACCTCTACCACGCCAGCCGCATGCACGTGCCGCGCAAGCTGCGCGCCTTCATCGACTTCATGCAGCAGCGCACGGCTCCGAGGCGGCGCTGA
- a CDS encoding glucose 1-dehydrogenase, producing MTHLAGKVAIVTGSSKGIGAGIAERLARDGASVVVNYARSEKEAAAVVDRIIAAGGQAVAVQADISEPAQIQSLVDATLARFGRLDILVNNAGTYKLDSLDTITPESIAEHFDLNVRGLLLMTQAATRVLPSGGTVVNISSGVATSPSPQAHVYCATKGAVDVLTRSLGMELGPRHIRVVGIAPGFVLTEGNAAGAEAYSAHFVPKTPLGRAGQPRDIAGAVSFAVSEDAGWVTGCTIDVAGGMVF from the coding sequence ATGACCCATCTCGCAGGCAAGGTCGCCATCGTCACCGGCTCCTCGAAGGGCATCGGCGCGGGCATCGCCGAGCGCCTCGCACGCGACGGCGCCAGCGTCGTCGTCAACTACGCACGCAGCGAGAAGGAAGCGGCCGCCGTGGTCGACCGGATCATCGCCGCGGGCGGCCAGGCCGTGGCGGTGCAGGCCGACATCTCCGAGCCGGCGCAGATCCAGTCGCTGGTCGATGCCACGCTGGCGCGCTTCGGCAGGCTCGACATCCTCGTGAACAACGCCGGCACCTACAAGCTCGATTCGCTCGACACCATCACGCCCGAGAGCATCGCCGAGCACTTCGACCTGAACGTGCGCGGCCTGCTGCTGATGACGCAGGCCGCGACGCGCGTGCTGCCCAGCGGCGGCACGGTGGTCAACATCAGCTCGGGCGTGGCCACCAGCCCCTCGCCGCAGGCGCACGTCTATTGCGCGACCAAGGGTGCCGTCGACGTGCTGACCCGCAGCCTCGGCATGGAGCTCGGTCCGCGCCACATCCGCGTGGTGGGCATCGCGCCGGGCTTCGTCCTCACCGAGGGCAACGCGGCCGGTGCCGAGGCCTATTCGGCCCACTTCGTGCCGAAGACGCCGCTGGGCCGCGCCGGCCAGCCCCGTGACATCGCCGGGGCGGTGTCCTTCGCCGTCTCCGAGGATGCGGGCTGGGTCACGGGCTGCACCATCGACGTCGCGGGCGGGATGGTTTTCTAG
- a CDS encoding LysR family transcriptional regulator has translation MDWSDVKIFLAVARAGSLGGAARLTGQSQPTMGRRLRVLEREVGQALFQRGKDGFVLTDEGASVLAHSERMEEEALAFERRLAGQAQQLEGLLRVSSSDWFGVHILTPVFAEFVRQHPLVNIELITDARLFSLARREADLVFRIQPFDEADVVQRKAVHVAYRVYRAKGTAHPVRSDGQGVPLITLDSAFQDFPDAAWLRKKLPKARVAFGSNSREAQARMCAAGVGLAVLPAPLGDACAALEVVDLGGLPPGRDVWVGFHRDLRRLGRLRALVDATVERLSAS, from the coding sequence ATGGACTGGAGCGACGTGAAGATCTTCCTGGCGGTGGCCAGGGCCGGTTCGCTGGGCGGCGCCGCGCGCCTCACCGGCCAGTCGCAGCCGACCATGGGCCGCCGACTGCGCGTGCTCGAGCGCGAGGTCGGGCAGGCGCTGTTCCAGCGCGGCAAGGACGGCTTCGTGCTGACCGACGAAGGGGCCTCGGTGCTCGCGCATTCGGAGCGGATGGAAGAGGAGGCGCTGGCCTTCGAGCGCCGGCTGGCGGGCCAGGCGCAGCAGCTCGAGGGCCTGCTGCGCGTGTCGTCGTCGGACTGGTTCGGCGTGCACATCCTCACGCCCGTGTTCGCGGAGTTCGTGCGGCAGCACCCGCTGGTCAACATCGAGCTGATCACCGATGCACGCCTCTTCAGCCTGGCGCGCCGCGAGGCGGACCTGGTGTTCCGCATCCAGCCCTTCGACGAAGCGGACGTGGTGCAGCGCAAGGCCGTGCATGTCGCCTATCGCGTCTACCGCGCGAAGGGCACGGCGCATCCCGTGCGAAGCGATGGGCAGGGCGTGCCGCTGATCACGCTCGACAGCGCGTTCCAGGACTTCCCCGACGCGGCCTGGCTGCGCAAGAAGCTGCCGAAGGCGCGCGTGGCCTTCGGCAGCAACAGCCGCGAGGCGCAGGCCCGGATGTGCGCCGCGGGCGTGGGCCTGGCCGTGCTGCCGGCGCCGCTGGGCGACGCCTGCGCGGCGCTCGAGGTCGTCGATCTCGGCGGACTGCCGCCGGGGCGCGACGTCTGGGTCGGGTTCCACCGCGACCTGCGCCGGCTCGGGCGGCTGCGGGCCCTGGTCGACGCGACGGTGGAACGTCTGTCCGCGAGCTAG
- a CDS encoding zinc-dependent alcohol dehydrogenase family protein, with protein MSKDDSMRALVVREAGGRFEAVRVPRPVPREGEVLVRIHASGVNPLDSKIRAGAAAHARHPLPAILGMDLAGVVEQVGPGVTAFRAGDQVYGLTGGVGGLHGSLAEFAAVDADLLAPKPANLSMREAAALPLVVITAWEGLVDRARTQAGQKVLVHGGAGGVGHVAVQIAVALGTQVYATGLPAQAETIRGFDATPIDYTSTTVEQYVAAHTSGEGFDVVYDTVGGATLDASFGAARQYGGHVVSCLGWGTHKLAPLSFRAATYSGVFTLLPMLSGKGRANHGHILREAAKLVEAGRLLPLMDGRRFDLDAAMQAHEEVEAGRAKGKIVVEIGG; from the coding sequence ATGTCGAAAGACGATTCGATGCGCGCACTGGTGGTGCGCGAAGCCGGTGGCCGCTTCGAGGCCGTCCGGGTGCCCCGGCCCGTGCCGCGCGAAGGCGAGGTGCTGGTGCGCATTCATGCGAGCGGCGTCAATCCGCTCGACTCCAAGATCCGTGCCGGCGCCGCGGCCCATGCGCGCCATCCGCTGCCCGCGATCCTCGGCATGGACCTCGCCGGCGTTGTCGAGCAGGTCGGCCCCGGCGTCACGGCCTTCCGCGCCGGCGACCAGGTGTACGGCCTCACCGGCGGCGTCGGCGGGCTGCATGGCTCGCTGGCCGAGTTCGCCGCGGTCGATGCCGACCTGCTCGCGCCCAAGCCCGCCAACCTCTCGATGCGCGAGGCCGCGGCCCTGCCACTGGTCGTGATCACGGCATGGGAAGGCCTGGTCGACCGCGCGCGCACCCAGGCGGGACAGAAGGTGCTGGTGCATGGCGGCGCCGGCGGCGTCGGCCATGTGGCGGTGCAGATCGCCGTCGCGCTCGGCACGCAGGTGTATGCCACCGGCCTGCCCGCCCAGGCCGAGACCATCCGCGGCTTCGATGCCACGCCGATCGACTACACGAGCACGACGGTCGAGCAGTACGTGGCGGCCCACACCAGCGGCGAAGGCTTCGACGTGGTCTACGACACCGTGGGCGGCGCCACGCTCGACGCCTCCTTCGGCGCGGCGCGCCAGTACGGCGGCCATGTCGTCAGTTGCCTCGGCTGGGGCACCCACAAGCTGGCGCCGCTGTCCTTCCGCGCGGCCACCTACTCGGGTGTGTTCACCCTGCTTCCGATGCTCAGCGGCAAGGGGCGCGCCAACCACGGCCACATCCTGCGCGAAGCCGCGAAGCTGGTCGAGGCCGGCCGGCTGCTGCCGCTGATGGACGGGCGCCGCTTCGACCTCGATGCGGCCATGCAGGCCCATGAGGAAGTCGAAGCGGGACGCGCGAAGGGAAAGATCGTGGTCGAGATCGGCGGTTAG
- a CDS encoding helix-turn-helix domain-containing protein codes for MHIFLLALDGVFDTGLTVMLDALGLANKFAAREMGGSPSFEVTIVGMRRRVRSGQGFALPVKPPPPGLRPDWVVVPALNTSTPESLVPALDRPDVRQAKAQLRTWHAQGTRIAASCIGTFLLADAGLLDGGQATTTWWLGPLFRQRYPKVSLDESRMLVPSGRVVTAGAAMGHLDLALWLIQQASPDLAAMVSRYLLADLRSSQAPYIVPHHLAQADPAILRFERWARDNLKQGFSLDTAARALATSPRTLQRRCQAVLGKSPLAYIQDLRIERARSLVHGSDLDLEAIAAEVGYADGSTLGALLRERLGRGVRELRADLL; via the coding sequence ATGCACATCTTCCTGCTCGCCCTCGACGGCGTGTTCGACACCGGCCTCACCGTGATGCTCGACGCCCTCGGTCTCGCCAACAAGTTCGCGGCCCGCGAGATGGGCGGATCGCCGTCCTTCGAGGTGACGATCGTGGGCATGCGCCGGCGCGTGCGCTCGGGCCAGGGCTTCGCGCTTCCCGTGAAGCCGCCACCGCCGGGCCTGCGGCCCGACTGGGTGGTGGTGCCGGCGTTGAACACCTCGACGCCCGAATCGCTGGTGCCCGCGCTCGATCGGCCCGACGTGCGCCAGGCCAAGGCGCAATTGCGCACCTGGCATGCGCAGGGCACGCGGATCGCGGCCTCGTGCATCGGGACCTTCCTGCTCGCCGATGCCGGCCTGCTCGACGGCGGCCAGGCGACCACGACCTGGTGGCTGGGCCCGCTGTTCCGCCAGCGCTATCCCAAGGTTTCGCTCGATGAATCGCGCATGCTGGTGCCTTCGGGCCGGGTGGTGACGGCCGGCGCGGCGATGGGCCACCTCGATCTCGCGCTGTGGCTGATCCAGCAGGCCAGCCCCGACCTCGCGGCCATGGTCTCGCGCTACCTGCTCGCGGACCTGCGCTCTTCGCAGGCGCCGTACATCGTGCCCCACCATCTCGCGCAGGCCGACCCCGCGATCCTGCGTTTCGAGCGCTGGGCGCGCGACAACCTCAAGCAGGGCTTCTCGCTCGACACGGCGGCGCGCGCGCTCGCGACCAGTCCGCGCACGCTGCAGCGGCGCTGCCAGGCCGTGCTCGGCAAGTCACCGCTGGCCTACATCCAGGACCTGCGGATAGAGCGTGCGCGCTCGCTGGTGCACGGCAGCGATCTCGACCTCGAGGCCATCGCGGCCGAGGTCGGCTATGCCGATGGCTCCACGCTCGGCGCACTGCTGCGCGAACGCCTGGGCCGCGGCGTGCGCGAACTGCGCGCCGACCTGCTCTGA
- a CDS encoding efflux transporter outer membrane subunit, which produces MNLRQTPLPIPPRRPRWPGFRRLRVGIAIASLGVAACAVGPDYAKPESALPERFQHAAVPSPAPEVQLEAWWRGFGDPVLERIVERALAQNLDLAASFARVAQARAAAQRAVASERPTIAADAQAARERQSLESPLGALASAHPGYQRDASLYDSGIGASWELDLAGGLRRGAEAFAAEAQAAEAEHAGVRISIAAEAADAYFRVRAAQARLAVAQSQLDTDRELLSLVRMRLSQGMSTARERAQAEARVAQVEGTLPALQAERDTQLNRLDVLMAATPGTHAAELATPAARVVLPALATALTPGELLRRRPDVIAAERRLAASNARIGVATAEYYPSVSLSALLGFESLRTATPSSANFQPLAAVGLHWRLFDFGRVDAEVAKAEGAKAEALARYRQSLLRATEDVENALIRQGQLDAERLALLQEVDADVRARGATQQAYAGGAVSLLELLEQDRQLLAARDRLVRVQSDTGRAAVATFRALGGGW; this is translated from the coding sequence ATGAACCTCCGCCAGACCCCGTTGCCGATACCGCCCCGCCGCCCGCGTTGGCCCGGCTTCCGCCGGTTGCGCGTCGGCATCGCCATCGCCTCGCTCGGTGTCGCCGCGTGCGCCGTCGGCCCGGACTACGCGAAGCCCGAATCCGCGCTGCCCGAGCGCTTCCAGCACGCTGCGGTGCCGTCGCCCGCACCCGAGGTGCAGCTGGAAGCCTGGTGGAGGGGCTTCGGCGATCCGGTGCTCGAGCGCATCGTCGAGCGCGCGCTCGCGCAGAACCTCGACCTCGCCGCATCGTTCGCGCGCGTCGCGCAGGCGCGTGCCGCGGCGCAGCGCGCGGTGGCCTCGGAGCGCCCGACCATCGCCGCCGACGCGCAGGCCGCGAGGGAGCGCCAGTCGCTCGAAAGCCCGCTCGGCGCGCTGGCCAGCGCGCACCCCGGCTACCAGCGCGATGCCTCGCTCTACGACAGCGGCATCGGCGCCAGCTGGGAACTCGACCTCGCCGGCGGCCTGCGCCGCGGCGCCGAGGCCTTTGCGGCCGAAGCGCAGGCGGCCGAGGCCGAGCACGCGGGCGTGCGCATCTCGATCGCCGCGGAGGCCGCCGACGCCTACTTCCGCGTGCGCGCCGCGCAGGCGCGCCTCGCGGTCGCGCAGTCGCAGCTCGATACCGACCGCGAACTGCTGAGCCTGGTGCGCATGCGCCTGAGCCAGGGCATGTCGACCGCGCGCGAGCGCGCCCAGGCCGAGGCGCGGGTGGCGCAGGTCGAGGGCACGCTGCCCGCGCTGCAGGCCGAGCGCGACACGCAGCTCAACCGCCTCGACGTGCTAATGGCCGCCACGCCCGGGACGCATGCGGCCGAACTCGCGACGCCTGCCGCGCGCGTGGTGCTGCCCGCGCTGGCGACGGCGCTCACGCCGGGCGAGCTGCTGCGCCGGCGCCCCGACGTGATCGCCGCGGAACGGCGCCTGGCCGCCTCGAACGCCCGCATCGGCGTGGCAACGGCCGAGTACTACCCGAGCGTCTCGCTGTCGGCGCTGCTGGGCTTCGAGAGCCTGCGCACCGCGACGCCGTCGTCGGCCAACTTCCAACCGCTGGCCGCGGTCGGCCTGCATTGGCGGCTGTTCGATTTCGGCCGTGTCGACGCGGAGGTGGCGAAGGCCGAGGGCGCGAAGGCCGAGGCGCTGGCGCGCTACCGGCAATCGCTGCTGCGCGCCACCGAGGACGTCGAGAACGCGCTGATCCGGCAAGGGCAGCTCGATGCCGAGCGCCTCGCGCTGCTGCAGGAGGTCGATGCCGATGTGCGCGCGCGCGGCGCCACGCAGCAGGCCTATGCAGGCGGCGCGGTGAGCCTGCTCGAATTGCTCGAGCAGGACCGGCAACTGCTCGCCGCGCGCGACCGGCTGGTGCGCGTGCAGTCCGACACCGGCCGTGCCGCGGTCGCCACCTTCCGCGCCCTGGGCGGCGGTTGGTAG
- a CDS encoding HlyD family secretion protein, which produces MTDSSVEKAPAGIPRHRRPHGRSLVASCAAIAVVLAAAVYGWHWWHGGRFVERTDDAYVGGDITVVSPKVPGYIVSAAATDNQAVHAGDLLVKLDDRDYRAALDKAEATVASQEAVLANLLATRSLQQAVIAQAEASVSAAAAETLRARDDAQRLQNLSATAAVSVQSAQKADADYKQAVANGQKAQASRLAAERELDVIATRRQQAQAALAQATAERDIARLNLGYTELRAPIDGTVGNRNARNGAFAAAGAHMMSIVPARGLWIDANFKESQLARFRPGMPAIVEADAVPGRRFHGHVASLSPATGAQFSVLPPENATGNFTKIVQRVPVRIVLDDADGVLGLLRPGLSVTAEVDARDVQLANARTGAAGAAGEP; this is translated from the coding sequence ATGACGGACTCCTCCGTTGAAAAGGCCCCGGCAGGAATTCCGCGGCACCGGCGCCCGCACGGGCGCAGCCTCGTCGCGAGCTGCGCGGCCATCGCCGTGGTGCTGGCCGCGGCCGTCTATGGCTGGCACTGGTGGCACGGCGGGCGCTTCGTCGAACGCACCGACGACGCCTACGTGGGCGGCGACATCACCGTCGTCAGCCCCAAGGTGCCGGGCTACATCGTCAGCGCCGCGGCCACCGACAACCAGGCGGTGCATGCGGGCGACCTGCTGGTGAAGCTCGACGACCGCGACTACCGCGCCGCCCTCGACAAGGCGGAGGCCACGGTCGCGAGCCAGGAGGCCGTGCTGGCCAACCTGCTCGCCACGCGCAGCCTGCAGCAGGCCGTGATCGCGCAGGCCGAGGCGAGCGTGAGCGCCGCCGCCGCCGAAACGCTGCGCGCGCGCGACGATGCCCAGCGGCTGCAGAACCTCTCGGCCACCGCGGCCGTGTCGGTGCAGAGCGCGCAGAAGGCCGACGCCGACTACAAGCAGGCCGTGGCCAACGGCCAGAAGGCGCAGGCGAGCAGGCTGGCCGCCGAGCGCGAGCTCGACGTGATCGCCACCCGCCGCCAGCAGGCGCAGGCCGCGCTCGCGCAGGCCACGGCCGAGCGCGACATCGCGCGGCTCAACCTCGGCTACACCGAGCTGCGCGCGCCCATCGACGGCACGGTCGGCAACCGCAATGCGCGCAACGGCGCCTTCGCGGCGGCGGGCGCGCACATGATGTCGATCGTGCCGGCGCGCGGCCTGTGGATCGACGCCAACTTCAAGGAAAGCCAGCTGGCGCGCTTCCGGCCCGGCATGCCCGCCATCGTCGAGGCCGACGCCGTGCCCGGGCGCCGCTTCCACGGCCACGTGGCGAGCCTCTCGCCGGCCACCGGCGCGCAGTTCAGCGTGCTGCCGCCCGAGAACGCGACCGGCAACTTCACCAAGATCGTGCAGCGCGTGCCGGTGCGCATCGTGCTCGACGACGCCGACGGCGTGCTCGGCCTGCTGCGCCCCGGCCTGTCGGTCACGGCCGAGGTCGATGCGCGCGACGTGCAGCTCGCGAACGCACGCACGGGTGCCGCGGGTGCGGCGGGCGAACCATGA
- a CDS encoding DHA2 family efflux MFS transporter permease subunit, whose product MSQPASGIVDPAGMTTSAKALAFAAMCVGMFIALIDIQIVSASLREIGGGLSAGTDETVWVQTSYLIAEIIVIPMSGWLSRVLSTRWLFAVSAAGFTLTSLLCGIAWNIQSMIAFRALQGFLGGSMIPLVFTTAFAFFQGKQRVFAAAIIGAIASLAPTLGPSVGGWITDSYSWHWLFFVNLVPGIFVTIAVPLLVKIDRHDWSLLRNADYLGIVLMALFLGCLEYTLEEGPRLDWFGDPAIAGAAWVSGTAGVLFVWRSMTYAHPVVDLRALKDRNFALGCLFSFITGIGIFATIYLTPLFLGRVRGFSALQIGLAVFSTGVFQILAIPVYAFFANRVDLRWLMMFGLACFALSMWQFTPITHDWGPAELLLPQALRGIGQQFAVPPAVTLTLGGLAMNRLKLASGLFNLMRNLGGALGIAACATLLNDRTNLHFYRLAEHLTRSNEATTALLDGVGSRLQGATDQLVGASAALRQLWSLTFREALTLTFSDVFFGIMVCFIIATAMVPLMRKVGPPKAPSADAH is encoded by the coding sequence ATGAGCCAGCCCGCCTCGGGGATCGTCGACCCCGCCGGCATGACCACCTCCGCCAAGGCTCTCGCCTTCGCGGCGATGTGCGTGGGCATGTTCATCGCGCTGATCGACATCCAGATCGTCTCGGCATCGCTGCGCGAGATCGGCGGCGGCCTGTCGGCCGGCACCGACGAGACGGTCTGGGTCCAGACCAGCTACCTGATCGCCGAAATCATCGTGATCCCGATGTCGGGCTGGCTGTCGCGCGTGCTGTCCACGCGCTGGCTGTTCGCCGTCTCGGCCGCGGGCTTCACGCTCACCAGCCTGCTGTGCGGCATCGCCTGGAACATCCAGAGCATGATCGCCTTCCGCGCGCTGCAGGGCTTCCTCGGCGGCTCGATGATCCCGCTGGTCTTCACCACCGCCTTCGCCTTCTTCCAGGGCAAGCAGCGCGTCTTCGCGGCCGCCATCATCGGCGCCATCGCCTCGCTGGCGCCCACGCTCGGACCCTCGGTCGGCGGCTGGATCACCGACAGCTACTCGTGGCACTGGCTGTTCTTCGTCAACCTCGTGCCCGGCATCTTCGTCACCATCGCCGTGCCGCTGCTGGTGAAGATCGACCGCCACGACTGGTCGCTGCTGCGCAACGCGGACTACCTGGGCATCGTGCTGATGGCGCTGTTCCTCGGCTGCCTCGAGTACACACTCGAGGAGGGACCGCGCCTCGACTGGTTCGGCGACCCCGCCATCGCGGGCGCCGCCTGGGTCTCGGGCACGGCCGGCGTGCTGTTCGTCTGGCGCTCGATGACCTACGCGCACCCGGTGGTCGACCTGCGCGCGCTGAAGGACCGCAACTTCGCCCTCGGCTGCCTGTTCTCGTTCATCACCGGCATCGGCATCTTCGCCACCATCTACCTGACGCCGCTGTTCCTCGGCCGCGTGCGCGGCTTCAGCGCGCTGCAGATCGGCCTGGCCGTGTTCTCGACCGGCGTGTTCCAGATCCTGGCCATTCCCGTCTATGCCTTCTTCGCCAACCGCGTCGACCTGCGCTGGCTGATGATGTTCGGGCTGGCCTGCTTCGCGCTGTCGATGTGGCAGTTCACGCCGATCACGCACGACTGGGGTCCGGCCGAGCTGCTGCTGCCGCAGGCGCTGCGCGGCATCGGCCAGCAGTTCGCGGTGCCGCCCGCGGTCACGCTGACGCTCGGCGGCCTCGCGATGAACCGGCTCAAGCTCGCCTCGGGGCTGTTCAACCTGATGCGCAACCTCGGCGGCGCGCTCGGCATCGCGGCCTGCGCCACGCTGCTCAACGACCGCACCAACCTGCACTTCTACCGGCTGGCCGAGCACCTCACGCGCAGCAACGAGGCCACCACCGCGCTGCTCGACGGCGTGGGCAGCCGGCTGCAGGGCGCCACCGACCAGCTGGTGGGCGCCTCGGCCGCGCTGCGCCAGCTGTGGAGCCTGACCTTCCGCGAGGCGCTGACGCTGACCTTCTCCGACGTTTTCTTTGGCATCATGGTCTGCTTCATCATCGCCACCGCGATGGTGCCGCTCATGCGCAAGGTCGGGCCGCCGAAGGCGCCGTCCGCCGACGCGCACTGA
- a CDS encoding helix-turn-helix transcriptional regulator: MKYCPIVRSLERVGERWSILILRDAFYGITRFDDFVNSLQIAPNMLTRRLNSLVEDGLLEKRQYSERPPRYEYCLTPLGRDFRPVLLSLVTWGNRHFATEGKSVVLQEKETGRQIDPVLVDRASGEPITETTHVLVQRRPVSRAAAAAKAS, from the coding sequence ATGAAGTACTGCCCCATCGTGCGCAGCCTCGAGCGCGTGGGCGAGCGGTGGAGCATCCTGATCCTGCGCGACGCCTTCTACGGCATCACCCGCTTCGACGACTTCGTCAACAGCCTGCAGATCGCGCCCAACATGCTGACGCGCCGGCTCAACTCGCTGGTCGAGGACGGCCTGCTCGAGAAGCGCCAGTACAGCGAGCGCCCGCCGCGCTACGAGTACTGCCTCACGCCGCTGGGGCGCGACTTCCGGCCGGTGCTGCTCTCGCTCGTGACCTGGGGCAACCGGCACTTCGCCACCGAGGGCAAGAGCGTGGTGCTGCAGGAGAAGGAGACGGGCCGGCAGATCGACCCCGTGCTGGTCGACCGCGCGAGCGGCGAGCCCATCACCGAGACCACGCACGTGCTGGTGCAGCGGCGTCCGGTCTCGCGCGCGGCGGCCGCTGCCAAGGCGTCCTGA